In Clostridium swellfunianum, a genomic segment contains:
- a CDS encoding MBL fold metallo-hydrolase — MRLTVLGNQGPFPGPEGACTGFLLQDKEVNILIDCGAGVISRLQKYCKISDLDAIVLSHLHSDHSSDMFVLRYAVQAKLMTKTMDKAIDVYTPKTPDKYYKELDFNNVFNLHNISDGMQLNIMGFSFTFYKTAHPVECYGMRIEKDGKVFAYSADTTYTENIIKLAENADLFLCEANATENIRKTSNPPHLSVKEACDIARKAKVKKLLLTHFWFEEPKENYRGDAEGEFNKVELSEELKTYEI, encoded by the coding sequence ATGAGATTAACAGTACTAGGAAATCAAGGACCATTTCCAGGACCAGAGGGAGCTTGTACAGGCTTTCTGCTTCAGGATAAAGAGGTAAATATTTTAATTGATTGTGGAGCGGGAGTTATAAGCAGGCTTCAAAAATACTGCAAGATAAGCGATTTGGACGCTATAGTCTTATCGCACCTGCACAGCGATCACAGCTCAGATATGTTTGTGTTAAGATATGCAGTACAAGCAAAGCTTATGACTAAGACAATGGATAAAGCCATAGATGTGTATACGCCTAAAACTCCTGATAAATATTATAAAGAATTAGATTTTAACAATGTATTTAACCTTCATAATATATCTGATGGAATGCAGCTTAATATTATGGGTTTTAGCTTTACCTTTTATAAGACTGCTCACCCTGTTGAGTGCTATGGTATGAGAATTGAAAAGGATGGAAAAGTTTTTGCCTATAGTGCAGATACAACCTATACAGAAAATATAATAAAGCTAGCAGAAAATGCAGATTTGTTTTTGTGTGAGGCAAATGCTACAGAAAACATAAGAAAGACAAGCAACCCGCCGCATCTTTCTGTTAAGGAGGCCTGTGATATTGCAAGAAAGGCTAAGGTTAAAAAGCTTCTTCTAACTCATTTTTGGTTTGAAGAGCCTAAGGAGAATTACAGAGGAGATGCTGAAGGTGAATTTAATAAGGTAGAGCTTTCCGAAGAGCTTAAAACATACGAAATTTAA
- a CDS encoding 3-oxoacid CoA-transferase subunit B, which translates to MDKNLEKDYIAKRVAKELKDGDVVNLGIGLPTLVANYVPEGIEITLQSENGFVGMGPAPKKGEEDNYLVNAGGIYTTVNPGGAFFDSAESFVIIRGGHVDLTVLGALEVDEKGNLANWMVPGKMVPGMGGAMDLVTGAKKVIVAMNHTAKGAHKILKECKLPLTAVNTVDLIITEMGVMEVTEKGLVLKEINTEYTVEEVQKATGAELIIAEDLKEIEV; encoded by the coding sequence ATGGATAAAAACTTAGAAAAAGACTATATAGCTAAAAGAGTTGCTAAGGAACTTAAGGATGGAGATGTTGTCAATCTAGGTATTGGTCTTCCTACCCTTGTTGCTAACTATGTGCCTGAAGGCATAGAAATAACTCTTCAGTCTGAAAACGGATTTGTTGGAATGGGACCAGCACCCAAAAAGGGTGAAGAAGATAATTATTTAGTAAATGCAGGTGGAATTTATACAACTGTAAATCCTGGGGGAGCATTTTTTGATAGTGCAGAATCCTTTGTAATTATAAGAGGTGGTCATGTAGACTTAACCGTACTTGGTGCTCTCGAGGTAGATGAAAAGGGAAATCTTGCAAACTGGATGGTGCCAGGAAAGATGGTGCCTGGTATGGGCGGAGCAATGGATCTTGTAACTGGAGCTAAAAAGGTTATTGTTGCTATGAACCATACTGCAAAGGGTGCGCACAAAATACTTAAGGAGTGCAAGCTGCCATTAACAGCAGTAAATACTGTGGACTTAATTATAACTGAAATGGGTGTAATGGAGGTTACTGAGAAAGGTCTTGTATTAAAGGAAATAAATACTGAGTACACTGTTGAAGAGGTTCAGAAGGCTACAGGAGCTGAGCTAATTATAGCTGAAGATTTAAAGGAGATAGAAGTTTAG
- a CDS encoding 6-phospho-alpha-glucosidase, translating to MKRYNIVIVGGGSTWTPGLLQSLCKKKESFPLARLVMYDINAERQQVIGEFAKVLFKEKYTELDFEYTTDKEVAFKDVDFVFCQMRTGGYAMREKDEKIPLSFGVIGQETCGAGGFAYGMRSIRDMIQLVNDVRELSPEAWILNYTNPAAIVAEALNRQFPNDKKVLNICDQPVNLLRSYGRLLGRDPYEFEPVYFGLNHFGWFTHLFDKEGKDLVPVIKDIVNERGFIPVDAEQRDKSWLDTYATVKDMVTDFPDYLPNTYLQYYYYPEYKAKKLDPNFTRANEVMNGREKRVFEECRHISEVGTAEGSSVVHNDAHGDMIVEVAESIAFNRNRIYIIITENNGLVANIQDDAMVEVAATLGINGPRPFGVGKIGTFYKGMMEQQLAYEKLTVDAYFEGSYNKALQALTLNRTIVDAKKARKILDALIEANKGYWPELK from the coding sequence ATGAAAAGATATAATATTGTAATTGTTGGTGGAGGAAGCACTTGGACACCTGGGTTACTTCAAAGCTTATGCAAGAAGAAGGAAAGCTTTCCTCTAGCTAGACTAGTTATGTATGATATAAACGCTGAGCGTCAGCAGGTTATAGGAGAATTTGCAAAGGTACTATTTAAAGAAAAATATACTGAGCTGGATTTTGAATATACTACTGACAAGGAAGTTGCTTTTAAGGATGTGGATTTTGTTTTCTGTCAAATGAGAACTGGCGGCTATGCAATGAGAGAAAAGGATGAAAAGATTCCTTTAAGCTTTGGGGTTATAGGTCAGGAAACCTGTGGTGCTGGCGGTTTTGCATACGGTATGAGATCTATAAGAGATATGATTCAGCTTGTTAACGATGTTCGAGAGCTTTCACCAGAAGCTTGGATATTAAACTATACAAATCCTGCTGCAATTGTAGCTGAAGCATTAAATAGACAATTCCCAAATGATAAAAAAGTACTGAATATCTGTGATCAGCCTGTAAATTTACTTCGTTCTTATGGACGTTTATTAGGAAGAGACCCATACGAGTTTGAGCCGGTTTATTTTGGATTAAATCACTTTGGATGGTTTACACACCTTTTTGATAAGGAAGGCAAGGATTTAGTTCCTGTTATTAAGGACATTGTAAATGAACGCGGTTTTATTCCTGTAGATGCAGAGCAAAGAGATAAGTCATGGCTTGACACCTATGCAACAGTTAAGGATATGGTAACTGATTTCCCAGATTATCTTCCAAACACCTATCTACAGTATTATTATTATCCAGAATACAAGGCTAAAAAGCTAGATCCTAATTTCACCCGTGCCAATGAAGTTATGAATGGGCGTGAAAAACGTGTATTTGAAGAGTGCAGACATATTTCAGAAGTTGGAACAGCTGAGGGTTCTTCAGTAGTTCACAATGATGCCCACGGTGACATGATTGTTGAAGTTGCTGAGTCCATAGCTTTTAATAGAAATAGAATCTATATCATTATCACCGAAAACAATGGCTTGGTAGCAAATATCCAGGACGATGCTATGGTTGAAGTTGCAGCGACTCTAGGTATAAATGGACCAAGACCTTTTGGAGTAGGAAAGATTGGAACCTTTTATAAAGGCATGATGGAGCAGCAGCTTGCCTATGAAAAACTTACTGTAGATGCATATTTTGAAGGCTCCTATAATAAAGCTCTTCAGGCACTTACATTAAATAGAACAATTGTTGATGCTAAGAAGGCTAGAAAAATTCTTGATGCTTTGATAGAAGCAAATAAGGGATATTGGCCAGAGTTAAAGTAG
- a CDS encoding BadF/BadG/BcrA/BcrD ATPase family protein gives MFRYYLDSNSGILLVGGRCSYAFGVNNIGQSITIGGWDSRIVEDGSEYYMGLCAIKAAIAEYEMLGGKTILTDKVKSQLKIDSLEELKYILYYKRLTDRKILALSKEVLECAKEGDRISLSIIKSASEKLFNMVDIIVRRLSMYDCKYNLCFTGSILKFDSYITQPFCDKINNRYDNIDVFTYNNFNHKGLVP, from the coding sequence ATGTTTCGTTATTATCTGGACAGTAATTCTGGGATTTTGTTAGTTGGAGGCAGATGTTCTTATGCATTTGGAGTAAACAACATAGGACAAAGCATAACTATTGGAGGCTGGGATTCGAGAATAGTGGAGGATGGAAGCGAATACTATATGGGTTTATGTGCAATTAAGGCCGCTATTGCTGAATATGAAATGCTAGGAGGAAAAACTATATTAACTGATAAGGTTAAAAGTCAGCTTAAAATTGACAGTTTGGAGGAATTGAAATATATTTTATATTACAAAAGGTTAACTGACAGAAAGATTTTAGCTTTAAGCAAGGAAGTTTTAGAGTGTGCAAAGGAAGGAGACAGAATTAGTTTAAGCATTATAAAAAGTGCTTCCGAAAAGCTTTTTAACATGGTAGATATAATAGTTAGGAGATTGAGCATGTACGACTGCAAGTATAATTTATGCTTTACAGGCAGTATTCTTAAATTTGACAGCTACATAACTCAGCCCTTTTGCGATAAAATAAATAACAGATACGATAATATAGATGTTTTTACATACAATAATTTTAATCACAAAGGATTAGTGCCATAA
- a CDS encoding MBL fold metallo-hydrolase, whose translation MEITWLGHSSFLIKDSKGRTLLTDPFDDSVGYKVFEGHADVVTISHHHFDHDYIEKITGDPAVLDKVGFFNVCDIDIKGIPSYHDNVQGAKRGENVIYVFKMDDYRICHLGDLGHLLTVADADQIGEIDVLLIPVGGNYTIDGKEATVVCKLLNPKLVIPMHFKTSSVSIPIEGAENFLMHMKNGERIHSNTLKLEGKLEGANLVKVLDFNKTK comes from the coding sequence ATGGAAATAACCTGGCTTGGTCATTCTTCTTTTTTAATTAAGGATTCAAAGGGAAGAACATTGCTTACAGACCCATTTGACGACAGTGTAGGATATAAGGTTTTTGAAGGTCATGCTGATGTGGTTACAATAAGCCATCATCATTTTGACCACGATTATATTGAAAAGATAACAGGAGACCCAGCTGTACTTGATAAGGTTGGTTTTTTTAATGTATGCGATATAGACATAAAAGGCATACCCTCCTATCACGACAACGTTCAAGGTGCAAAACGCGGAGAAAATGTAATATATGTTTTCAAAATGGATGATTATAGAATCTGTCACCTTGGAGATTTAGGTCATTTGCTTACAGTTGCTGATGCGGATCAAATTGGAGAGATTGATGTGCTCCTAATCCCTGTTGGTGGAAACTACACAATAGACGGAAAGGAAGCTACTGTGGTCTGCAAGCTTCTTAATCCAAAGCTTGTTATTCCTATGCATTTTAAGACTTCTTCGGTATCTATTCCAATTGAAGGAGCAGAAAACTTTTTAATGCATATGAAAAACGGTGAAAGAATTCACAGCAACACCTTAAAACTTGAAGGAAAATTAGAAGGTGCAAACCTAGTTAAGGTTTTAGATTTTAATAAAACAAAATAA
- a CDS encoding acetyl-CoA C-acetyltransferase: protein MREAVIVSAVRTPIGSFGGSFKDVPAVALGAAAAKEAIKRAGVKPEIIDEVIFGNVLQAGLGQNVARQVSIAAGIPVEVPSMTVNKVCGSGLKTVILAAQAVMLGEADVVLAGGTENMSSSPYVLPKARWGQRMGDGTIVDTMVHDGLWDIFNDYHMGVTAENIAAQWNITREAQDKFALESQLRAEKAIKSGRFKDEIVPIEIPQKRGNPIVVDTDEFPRFGSTIEGLAKLKPAFKKDGTVTAGNASGINDGAAAVIVMAKEKAEELGIKPLATIAAFASAGVDPKFMGYGPVPASRKALRKANLTIEDIDLVEANEAFAAQSLSVVKDLELEAEKTNVNGGAIALGHPIGCSGTRILVTLIHEMIKRDAKTGLATLCIGGGQGTALIIKR, encoded by the coding sequence ATGAGAGAGGCAGTTATTGTCAGTGCTGTTAGAACACCTATAGGCAGCTTTGGAGGAAGCTTTAAAGATGTACCAGCAGTTGCTTTGGGAGCTGCAGCAGCAAAGGAAGCTATTAAAAGAGCAGGTGTAAAGCCTGAAATTATTGATGAAGTTATATTTGGGAATGTGCTTCAAGCTGGACTTGGACAAAATGTTGCAAGGCAGGTATCTATTGCGGCAGGTATTCCTGTAGAAGTTCCATCTATGACTGTAAATAAGGTTTGTGGTTCGGGTTTAAAAACTGTTATATTAGCTGCTCAAGCAGTAATGCTTGGAGAAGCTGATGTTGTTCTGGCTGGAGGAACAGAAAACATGAGCTCGTCACCTTATGTTCTGCCTAAGGCAAGATGGGGACAAAGAATGGGAGATGGAACTATAGTTGATACAATGGTTCATGATGGACTATGGGATATATTCAATGACTATCATATGGGAGTAACTGCAGAAAACATTGCAGCTCAGTGGAATATAACAAGAGAGGCTCAGGATAAATTTGCTTTGGAAAGCCAGCTAAGAGCTGAAAAAGCTATAAAAAGCGGAAGATTTAAGGATGAGATAGTACCTATTGAAATACCACAGAAAAGAGGTAATCCAATAGTTGTGGACACAGATGAGTTCCCACGCTTTGGTTCTACTATAGAAGGCTTGGCAAAGCTGAAGCCGGCATTTAAGAAGGATGGAACAGTTACAGCAGGAAATGCTTCAGGAATAAACGATGGAGCTGCTGCAGTAATTGTAATGGCAAAAGAAAAAGCAGAAGAATTAGGAATTAAGCCTTTAGCTACAATAGCAGCCTTTGCATCTGCAGGTGTTGACCCAAAGTTTATGGGATATGGACCTGTTCCTGCTTCAAGAAAGGCTCTTAGAAAAGCTAACTTAACAATTGAGGATATCGATTTGGTAGAAGCAAATGAAGCTTTTGCAGCTCAATCTCTATCAGTTGTTAAAGATTTAGAGCTTGAGGCTGAAAAAACAAACGTTAACGGCGGTGCTATAGCGCTCGGACATCCTATTGGCTGTTCTGGAACTAGAATACTAGTTACCTTGATTCATGAAATGATTAAAAGAGATGCTAAAACAGGCCTTGCTACTTTGTGCATAGGTGGAGGACAAGGTACTGCTTTAATTATTAAGAGATAG
- a CDS encoding TIGR00366 family protein: MFKKLTRACVNLVQKYLPDAFIFAIFLTFLTFILGIIVTKQSPLAMVVHWSNGLWSLLSFTMQMVLVLVTGNTLANAPAFKRGLKKLAKIPKTPGQAIVFVTLISSIACWINWGFGLIIGAIFAKQLAKEVKGVDYRLLIASAYSGFLVWHAGLSGSIPLTIAGGGDAVKKATAGVITSPIPTSQTIFSVYNLVAVIVLIVTLPLLNKAMMPKKEETVTIDPKLLVEEPELEEIPKEKMTPADKLENSRTISLLVAAMGFTYIIYYFITKGFNLTLDVVNGIFLFIGISLHGTPRRFIAAVTEAAKGASGIILQFPFYAGIMGMMVGTNASGACLAGEIANVFVAISTPRTFPLFTFLSAGIINFFVPSGGGQWAVQAPIMMPAAAQIGVDAGKVAMGIAWGDAWTNMIQPFWAIPALAIAGLSAKDIMGYCLMDLIYAGIVVSAAFFFL; this comes from the coding sequence ATGTTTAAAAAATTAACTAGAGCCTGTGTAAATCTTGTACAAAAATATTTGCCTGATGCTTTCATATTTGCTATTTTTCTTACATTTTTAACCTTTATTCTAGGAATTATAGTTACTAAACAATCGCCTCTTGCAATGGTAGTGCACTGGAGTAATGGGTTGTGGAGCCTTTTATCCTTTACAATGCAGATGGTTTTAGTATTAGTTACAGGAAATACCTTAGCTAATGCACCAGCCTTCAAGAGAGGCTTAAAAAAATTAGCCAAGATTCCTAAAACTCCAGGTCAGGCAATTGTGTTTGTTACCTTAATATCTTCCATCGCCTGCTGGATAAACTGGGGCTTTGGACTTATAATTGGTGCAATCTTTGCTAAACAGCTGGCTAAAGAAGTTAAGGGTGTAGATTATAGACTTTTAATAGCTTCTGCTTATTCAGGATTCTTAGTATGGCATGCTGGACTTTCAGGTTCCATACCGCTTACAATAGCAGGTGGTGGAGATGCTGTTAAAAAGGCTACTGCAGGAGTTATAACAAGCCCAATACCAACCAGCCAAACTATATTTTCAGTATATAACCTGGTAGCTGTTATTGTTTTAATAGTTACACTTCCTTTACTTAATAAAGCTATGATGCCTAAGAAAGAAGAAACAGTAACTATAGATCCAAAATTGTTAGTAGAAGAACCAGAATTAGAAGAAATTCCAAAGGAAAAGATGACTCCAGCTGATAAGCTTGAAAATAGCCGTACAATATCTTTATTAGTTGCAGCAATGGGTTTTACTTATATTATCTACTATTTTATAACCAAGGGCTTTAACCTTACTTTAGACGTTGTTAACGGTATATTCCTATTTATAGGTATATCGCTTCATGGTACACCAAGACGTTTTATTGCAGCTGTTACAGAGGCAGCTAAGGGAGCATCAGGAATTATACTTCAATTCCCATTCTATGCAGGTATCATGGGGATGATGGTAGGTACAAATGCTTCAGGAGCTTGTCTTGCAGGTGAGATTGCAAATGTATTTGTTGCTATTTCAACACCAAGAACCTTCCCGTTATTTACTTTCTTAAGCGCAGGAATTATAAACTTCTTCGTTCCATCAGGCGGAGGACAATGGGCAGTTCAAGCGCCAATAATGATGCCTGCAGCAGCTCAAATTGGCGTAGATGCTGGTAAGGTTGCTATGGGAATTGCATGGGGAGATGCATGGACAAATATGATTCAGCCTTTCTGGGCTATTCCAGCTCTAGCAATAGCAGGACTTAGTGCAAAAGATATAATGGGCTACTGCTTAATGGATTTAATCTATGCCGGAATAGTAGTATCTGCAGCTTTCTTCTTCCTATAA
- a CDS encoding methyl-accepting chemotaxis protein codes for MKGIFDKLKLRSIRSKLIVNFMAICLIPLLVLGISVYFKAKGILERKFEVTSTQTLGEVSRGLDKHIEAFSNLVTMLSNNGDFTQVETEGEKINFAKSLLKDIAESDKDIFSAYFGTEDGRFVIYPDGDMGKDFNHKTRPWYGSAINNKGKITVSQPFKDARTGKLVVSISKAVEKDGKVVGVVSMNISLEAISEELSNIKVGEKGYVFIVDSSGIVLSHPDSNKIGSNIADNLNIWSNIKANESGFSEYDADGKKEYATYVTNKVAGWKLIALMEDSEISKDVEAIGILLLVVTLSVAVVAILLAYILSKKMSDNARKLNGAFSEAAEGNLTVTVDITDKDEFGSLGNNFNSMIKNIAQLMFEVEQSSETVFETSVSLASMAEETNASIEQVSHAIDEIAQGATQTAQSSQDGAVEINDLSQGMDKITVSTEEIASISGETQKLSSKGLEMVQMLGEKSDKTKKSTAQVSEIVVDMNSSTEQINTISDAISQITEQTNLLSLNASIEAARAGEAGRGFAVVADEIRKLAEQSKKSTEEIKKIVETIKSKSSTAVAAMSETEITVKDQEKAVQETQEIFKEIISAIAVLAQRIEGIKKDTEVIASGKQKVVGQIENISSISEETASATEEVSASAQQINATMQEVTNYVEALQSLSEKLRAGVSKFKIK; via the coding sequence ATGAAAGGAATTTTCGACAAACTTAAATTGAGAAGTATTAGGAGTAAGCTTATTGTAAACTTTATGGCAATTTGTCTAATACCTTTGTTAGTTCTTGGAATATCAGTTTACTTCAAGGCAAAGGGAATTTTAGAGCGCAAATTTGAAGTAACAAGCACGCAGACTCTTGGAGAAGTGAGCAGAGGACTAGATAAACATATTGAAGCATTTAGCAATTTAGTTACAATGCTTTCTAACAATGGTGACTTTACTCAAGTAGAGACTGAGGGTGAAAAGATCAATTTTGCTAAGTCTCTATTAAAGGATATAGCTGAAAGTGATAAGGACATTTTTAGTGCATACTTTGGAACTGAAGATGGAAGATTTGTTATTTATCCTGATGGCGATATGGGAAAAGATTTTAACCATAAAACAAGACCCTGGTATGGATCAGCTATTAATAATAAAGGAAAGATTACTGTATCTCAGCCATTTAAAGATGCTAGAACTGGAAAACTAGTGGTGTCTATTTCAAAGGCTGTTGAAAAAGATGGAAAAGTTGTTGGTGTAGTTTCCATGAATATTTCTCTTGAAGCTATATCTGAAGAATTATCAAATATTAAAGTTGGAGAAAAGGGCTATGTTTTTATAGTAGACAGTAGTGGTATAGTTTTATCTCACCCAGATAGCAACAAAATTGGAAGTAATATAGCCGATAATTTAAATATTTGGTCTAACATAAAGGCAAACGAAAGTGGCTTTTCAGAATATGATGCAGATGGGAAAAAAGAATACGCTACATATGTTACTAATAAGGTAGCTGGGTGGAAGCTTATAGCTTTAATGGAGGATTCGGAGATAAGCAAGGATGTAGAGGCTATAGGTATTCTTTTATTAGTGGTGACTTTATCAGTTGCAGTAGTGGCTATATTACTTGCATATATTTTAAGCAAGAAGATGTCTGATAATGCACGCAAGCTAAATGGAGCTTTCAGCGAGGCTGCTGAGGGGAATTTAACCGTTACTGTAGATATTACAGATAAAGATGAATTTGGAAGCTTGGGTAATAATTTTAATTCAATGATTAAAAATATTGCACAGCTTATGTTTGAGGTAGAACAATCCTCTGAAACTGTTTTTGAGACTTCCGTAAGCCTTGCCAGCATGGCGGAGGAAACTAATGCATCTATTGAACAAGTATCTCATGCAATAGATGAAATAGCTCAGGGTGCTACACAAACAGCACAAAGCTCCCAAGATGGAGCAGTGGAGATTAATGATTTATCTCAAGGAATGGATAAAATAACTGTTTCTACAGAGGAAATTGCTTCTATTTCCGGGGAAACTCAGAAGCTTAGCTCAAAAGGCTTAGAGATGGTGCAGATGTTAGGTGAGAAGTCTGATAAAACAAAAAAATCAACCGCTCAGGTTAGTGAAATTGTAGTAGATATGAATTCAAGCACTGAGCAGATAAATACAATATCGGATGCTATTTCTCAAATCACTGAGCAAACTAATCTTTTATCCTTAAATGCTTCTATAGAAGCTGCAAGGGCAGGGGAGGCAGGAAGAGGCTTTGCCGTTGTTGCTGATGAGATTAGAAAGCTTGCTGAGCAATCAAAGAAATCTACTGAAGAGATTAAGAAAATAGTTGAAACTATAAAATCAAAATCTTCTACAGCAGTAGCAGCTATGAGCGAAACAGAAATAACTGTTAAGGATCAGGAGAAGGCTGTACAAGAAACCCAGGAGATTTTCAAGGAAATAATTTCTGCAATAGCAGTTTTAGCACAGAGAATTGAAGGAATCAAGAAGGATACTGAAGTTATAGCTTCAGGAAAACAAAAAGTTGTTGGCCAAATTGAAAACATATCATCAATTTCAGAGGAAACAGCTTCAGCAACAGAAGAGGTTTCAGCTTCAGCACAGCAGATAAATGCAACTATGCAGGAAGTAACCAATTATGTGGAAGCACTTCAAAGCCTTTCTGAAAAGCTTAGAGCAGGGGTTAGCAAATTTAAAATAAAATAA
- a CDS encoding sigma-54 interaction domain-containing protein: MERKTEDVNHQINELKTVLESMKDILDNAYQGIVLVNNEGRIVKWNYEKLFGIKEEDVLGKPIEEVIENTRLHIVAKTGRKEICEVQRIKGRDMIASRTPIIKNGKIIGAVGTVLFKDVKEVKDLAIRLKMLENTVDKYKGELSRVHNAKYSFDNIITQNKNMLMLKETARKAAYSNSTILIQGESGTGKEYFAHAIHSASSRRHAAFIRVNCAAIPQELLESELFGYEGGAFTGAKKEGKIGKLELAHGGTLLLDEIGAMPYNMQSKLLRVLEEREFERIGGSSRIKIDMRVIASTNEDLQTAVKEGRFRSDLFYRLNVVEIEIPPLRDRLDDIPVLCEYTLNHLFSNMGFENKTVTDKAKTALSSYNWPGNVRELRNVLERAANISSGEYINLEHLPSYISSSFIMNNYREDSCLLKDVVAKAEISAIMEALKLANGSRTEAAKRLGIHRTALYKKLTQYGFDIKNF; the protein is encoded by the coding sequence ATGGAGCGGAAGACAGAAGATGTAAATCATCAGATTAATGAACTAAAAACTGTATTGGAGTCTATGAAGGATATTTTAGATAATGCTTATCAGGGGATTGTGCTTGTTAATAACGAAGGGCGAATAGTTAAATGGAACTATGAAAAGCTGTTTGGAATAAAAGAAGAAGATGTTTTAGGCAAACCTATAGAGGAGGTTATTGAAAATACAAGGCTTCATATAGTGGCAAAGACAGGCAGAAAAGAAATTTGCGAAGTTCAGAGAATTAAAGGGCGGGATATGATTGCCAGCAGAACTCCCATAATTAAAAATGGCAAAATAATTGGTGCTGTCGGAACGGTGCTGTTTAAGGATGTTAAGGAAGTTAAAGATTTGGCTATAAGGCTGAAAATGCTTGAAAATACTGTTGATAAGTATAAAGGAGAGTTAAGCAGAGTACATAATGCTAAATATTCCTTTGACAATATTATTACTCAAAATAAAAATATGCTTATGCTTAAAGAGACTGCTCGAAAAGCTGCTTACTCAAATTCTACCATACTAATTCAAGGAGAAAGCGGCACTGGTAAAGAGTATTTTGCCCATGCTATTCACAGCGCAAGCAGTAGAAGGCATGCAGCCTTTATAAGAGTTAATTGTGCTGCAATACCACAGGAGCTTTTGGAATCAGAGCTTTTTGGTTATGAAGGTGGTGCTTTTACTGGTGCTAAAAAAGAAGGCAAAATTGGCAAGCTTGAGCTTGCCCATGGAGGCACTCTTTTGCTTGATGAAATTGGTGCCATGCCCTATAACATGCAATCAAAGCTTTTAAGGGTTTTAGAAGAGAGGGAATTTGAAAGAATAGGCGGGAGCTCTAGAATAAAAATAGATATGAGAGTTATAGCAAGTACAAATGAGGACTTGCAGACAGCTGTTAAGGAGGGCAGATTTAGAAGTGACTTGTTTTACAGGCTTAATGTTGTAGAAATAGAAATTCCTCCTTTAAGGGACAGGCTTGATGATATACCTGTTTTATGCGAATACACTTTAAACCATCTATTTAGCAATATGGGGTTTGAAAACAAAACAGTTACTGATAAGGCAAAGACCGCCTTAAGTTCATATAATTGGCCGGGAAATGTGAGGGAGCTTCGAAATGTACTTGAGAGGGCAGCAAATATTTCTTCAGGTGAATATATAAATTTAGAGCATTTGCCAAGCTATATAAGCAGCAGCTTTATTATGAATAACTATAGGGAAGATTCTTGTCTTTTAAAGGATGTAGTGGCAAAGGCAGAGATAAGCGCTATAATGGAAGCCTTAAAATTAGCTAATGGAAGCAGAACAGAAGCTGCTAAGCGTCTTGGAATTCATAGAACAGCCTTATATAAAAAGCTAACTCAGTATGGATTTGATATAAAGAATTTTTAA
- a CDS encoding CoA transferase subunit A — protein sequence MNKLISIEEAADMIKDGMTIMFGGFLGCKNPFKLVDALIEKGIKDITLIANDTSFPEVGIGKLIVNKQVKKVIASHIGTNKETGNQMNYGELEVELVPQGTLAERIRAAGGGLGGVLTPTGIGTIVAEGKTIVEVDGKQYLLEKPLKADVALIVGAKVDTKGNIRYAKATRNFNPIMATAADLVIVEADEIVEPGQIDPDDVMTPGIFVDYIVKGE from the coding sequence GTGAATAAGCTTATTTCTATTGAAGAAGCTGCGGATATGATTAAAGACGGGATGACCATAATGTTTGGGGGCTTTTTAGGCTGCAAGAACCCTTTTAAGCTTGTTGATGCACTTATAGAAAAAGGTATTAAAGATATTACTTTGATTGCAAATGATACATCCTTTCCAGAGGTTGGGATTGGAAAGCTTATTGTAAACAAGCAAGTAAAAAAGGTTATAGCTTCACATATTGGTACAAATAAGGAAACAGGAAATCAAATGAACTACGGAGAGCTTGAGGTTGAACTTGTACCACAAGGAACATTAGCTGAAAGGATAAGAGCAGCAGGTGGTGGTCTTGGCGGTGTACTTACTCCGACAGGTATTGGGACAATAGTTGCAGAAGGTAAAACAATTGTAGAAGTAGATGGAAAACAATATCTTTTGGAAAAGCCTTTAAAAGCTGATGTTGCACTTATTGTAGGTGCAAAGGTTGATACCAAGGGCAACATAAGATATGCAAAGGCTACAAGAAACTTTAATCCTATAATGGCTACAGCAGCTGATTTAGTAATTGTTGAAGCTGATGAAATAGTTGAACCTGGACAAATTGACCCAGACGATGTAATGACTCCGGGAATATTTGTTGATTATATTGTAAAGGGGGAGTAG